The sequence TCCAACGTTATGTATATTATTAACCAcgtatcaaaaaaaaaaaaacactaaaacccattatcagattattataaaacatCATTTTATATCGTTTATAAAGATTTgggatattttattttcttcagtaCTTCATACTTCAAATTTGTGAGACAATATATTACTCGTCGTTGGCAAACTTATAACCATTAATACCCAATACTGATTAAGTTTcaatgaaagacaaaaaaaatatattttaaatattttaattaactttATGAATCATGTTTGGCaatgttgcatttttttatatagaggatttttttaataaccttACTGTAGAGCaaatgtgggtttttttggtATTGGGTGATATGAATTAAGTACAGTCCCAAGCAATATTGGCATGTCTGTGAGATCGCATGGCACCACTGGAAAGAGATGAGTTCGAGGCATTAGCAGAAGCTTGTCTTTGATGGCAGGACCTTTGAGGATGAAGCGGTGATCCTCTCAGAAGCAAAACATCCTTCACAACCCCTCTGAAGCGTTTACTGACAAAGCAGTAGAGGAAGAAGTTCACAGCTGTGTTAAGCATGGCTAGCATGTTGGCTAGGTCATATGCCAAGTGTACCCGCCAGTCTCTGTGCACAGATGACAcataaaggtggtagagcaccACGGCTGTTCGGGGTGCCCACAACACTGCAAACACAGACGTGATGGCCAGAAGCATTGCTGTGGTTTTGCCCAGCCTGCCTGCTGGTGCCAGCTGCTGCTGCCTGCTTTCGTCCTGACACCGGTGCTGGCGCCTTCTGAGACGCAGAACAATGAGGGAGTTCAGCACCAGGAAGATACTGCATGGCAGGAAGTAGATAATAGTCACATGGGCCCATATGAGGGCAAAATCAATTGCACCAGGTGGCCAGCTTACCCTCCACATGTCTGACCACCAGAAAAAAGGCACACCTGATGCCAGCGCCGCTACCTGGACAGCAGCGACGATACGCCGAGCCCGCGCCGGGTAGCTGATCTGACGATGGAGCAGTGGATGGCACAGTGCAACATAGCGATCCACAGTGAGTGGTACAGTAGCCCAGATAGAAGCATGATTGGCAGCAAATTCCAGCATGCTGACTGATCGCAGCAGAACGGTGGGCACCTCACGGTGGAACACAGCTGTCTCCAGCAGGAACCCCACAAAAATGATGAAGAGCTGGCTGAGCAGGTCTGAGCTGGTCAGTGCCATCAGGTAGACATACAGGGCCTTCTGGGTGCGTGCAGTCAAACGGGACAGAGCCACCAGTGTTAAGATGTTAACTAGAAAAGAGAAGCAGTAATTATAATGTAGGGCAGAAACACAGAATGGTGAGtggagtggaaaaaaaatgggTTATTCTTTTCTTCTGACAGAATTTCAcactatatatttttgtgtttttcatttaaattccaACTGATGGCaaactatatttaaaatactttaaagtcccccattaaaaaaaataaagctttgcATTTACTAGGGACATAACCCCagacaagagaaaataaactaCCAACAACCACAAGTTGCTTATGTACTGCATATcacttttataattattatagtaCTTGCCATACATCTAAAATTGTAAACTGTACcttatgtttatgtatgtatgtaccaTCTCTTAGTTTTAGTAACAAAGGGAACTTACTTTAAACCTGAATattaaactacacacattttctGGCTATTCCACAGACCTGATGTGTTATGGatatttttttagataaaatCTTGAAATGACGGCATATTAAACCACATTATTGCAATGACATTAAACTAGCAACTCAAGTTACACTTGATCTCTGGAAagtcttctttttttctataatGGTTGTTATAAAAGTTACATCAAAAGTTTATTTTGAAACTTGACCAAttctaaaaatatgtttaactGTGCAATCATGAAATAGTGGTCTTTGGATTCTTGGGTTAAGTTGTCCTTTGCATTCCTGAATTGCGGTATTATGTGCAATGTTTAGAATTATACATTAATTTTTGGCCATTTGCTTGAAGGTTGGCAGTACTCCTTGAACTGATTGTATATTGTGGTGCCAATAACAGTCGCTCCGCACTATAATGTGAACACGTGTGtgactcccccccccccctctctgttgCCTACAGTATATCCTGTATGTAGAGAAAAAGTTAACTTGTTAGTTATGTAAGCTTTAATAACTAACTAGCTAAACAAATTACAAGCATATGATAAATCAGATGGTTGTGTGTTCGTTATTAGCTAATAAATATCATATGTTAAGTCAGTCATCATTATGCCAGTTTCTAGGCCAAGTAATCTTATCTGCTAATGAACAAAGAACTTCACAGTTAGCTTTAATAGCCAACAaggtgtttgtatatttttgtatagaTATCATAATATATTTTCATCATAACTGTTGAGAAGAGAAATGCCTTCTGAGTATTAGCTACAGTATTAGTATGAGCAGTTAAGtgacaatttaaaaaagtaaattaagCAGCAGAGaagattataataaaaaaagtgtaaaagttgCAGAATATTGTCTACAGGTGGATGATGCCTTGTAAAATGATCACTGATTATAAATTTGACTTCGGGAAATTATTGTAAAAATCACCTTAATGTATTTCCAGTTATGTTATTAAAGAAGAATaattaatgctttataaatgataaacatAATCCCCATGTCTCATGATTGGTATATATTGCATCACAAATACTGCAATTAAAAAATCTCTTCTCCAGAGGTTTGATTCAGACATGGATGATTTATTGActcaattacaataaataaattaaaaggcATTTAAATTCAGGTGACATTCCAGATGCTCATGTTTCCTACCTGGGAATCCCACACACAGCAATATGCTGTAGTAGATAACAGGGATATAGCCGAGAACACACTCTGATCTTTGATACTCGTCAGTGCTTGGCTCCTGCTCCTGGTGGCCTGGCACCGTCTCATTATGCCAGTCAGTCATGGCCCTTAAGATTCTCCTCTGCCAACATAGATAATGGGTAGAGAACTGTAAAATGGTGCATCATTAACTTTTTACTTGGAATCAGAATGATCAATTTTAAATGTGTGActaatttcatattttaaagaacatttcaatgttttattcacacaataaagttctatttattttgcaatatttacattacattacattgcaatacattataatgtatacattacattatacgTTACATTTTGTGAAATtgctttttgtatttatgtaaCAAATTGTATTACTAATgtctctatcttttttttttactaaaataaatgacaacagGCTCATGTGCTAATTAGTGTGAACACTAATCTGCTATACTGAAAGGCGAAACTGAAGCATGAGGGATCCATGTACATAAATTTAGATGTTTTACGCAAGATCTACAGAAAGAAGCATATTCCTTTGAAACAGCATGATCAAAATGAGTTGATAAGGCACCATCAGCCAGTTAATGAACAAATTCTGGCAGTGAATGAACACCCTCGAACATTTCTCCTTCCTTGCCCCTTCATGCTAGAGAATAAGGGAATAAGTCATGCTTTTATATTAGTTATTTGCTTTCCACAAATAGCctggtttatatttttatttttagtaataaaatccggagagaaaaaagaaatatcaaGACATATTGATGAAGTAATAATGTATTTCTTGAAAACAGGTCTACTATTGTGGCTTAAGGGCTGGTGATTATAGTAGTGAAGAGGAACCATTAAAACTAAGTACCAGATAGAAAGGTAATTCATTCCCTCCCGCTGGCATATAGACAATGTTATCCAGATTTACAGCCTGGGACATTGTGCCTTATTGCTTAGTTGGACAGAATCACAAAGAGAAGATGAAATTGAAATAGCAGCAATGATCATTCAGCTGTCTACTTACAATTTATTCCGTTATGTCAAGCCTCCAGGGCAGAAGGTTAGGGTGAGAAGATTACTGTGGTTAATGTGCTTTACTCCCATTCCTTAACTGTGAAGAATTGACTggtcaatattaaaaaaaaatcataccaCAAGATCTGCATTttcaaagaaaggatttttttctgctcttcAAATAAAAGATAGATACAGTAAACTGCATGTGATTTATGGACTACATTAACTTTAGTGGTTATACAGTACAGATTTGCATCAATATGTCCTTGAGCACTAATTATCACTAGAGCTAAGTGTTAACGGTCTCATTTGTTCACgcaaacacgcacacatgctCTACTGCACCAAATTACCTCGAGGTAACAGCAAGGCAAATGAGTCTGTTTCTGAATTATTTAGATTAAAAACAGGGATTGATGTGGGGAATTGCAGGAGAATTTAGCAACATTGGATAAAAATCTTGGGAAGGGAAACAAGAATAATGTGGAGCTGTGAAATCCCAAgtctatacaatacaattttcATATCTACCACACATTTTAAAGTGTGTTAGCTTAGTAAGGGAATCATATCACATGTGTAGTGCTCATCTGGGAACTGGGGCAGGCTATTACATGTGTCTACTGCTAGTATACTTTCCTCTGAGAAATCGCTAGCACACAGGTTGAGCTACAGTAGTTGAAATTTCCTGATGATGGTCTGCCTtttgaacaaaggtttaaacaTTACATCAACATTTAGACTGGGAAACTGACTGGTGTTCAGACCTGCGTTATACACCTCACTGGTTTTGCAGACAGAGTAAACTACCTGTGTACCTGAGCCTGAAAACTATTGGGAGAAAACATGGACTAAAGAAGCAGACAGCTCTTTTCTTTCGCTGtcaaacaaaatacaatacgatgcaagaaaaaataaacaatttaaaaatggaaaataaaaatagatttttatagaatattatgatatagtgtataataggaacaataataaaataagaacataacattaataaataaacatttaataggaTTCAAGTGAATATGCTTAGCTATTACATGTCTTTCCTTTAATCAACTGACTGCTAAGTAAAAGTTCAATCTACTTGTAGGTCAGCATTTTCTATCCCATATTGAGAAGCTTTAAGAAGGTTCTTGTCTTTAAATTCAGCAACCTAATTGACAAACCACTGTCCTGTGAGGTCTAGTCATTTAACTGcatgtagtagtagtattttctCTTTGGCGTAAACAATTAGAACCAAAATCTGTATTATTACTGGATGATTCACACAGCTATGGGCCATAAAAGGTTATGCAGAATAACTCAGATAAAATGTGCAGGGCTTCAGAATATCTCTGGAGCTTGAAGTGGATTTTACAGCCAGTACTGGACAAGggcaatgttgtttttttttaccctgcaCCAGTTCACATGCTTGGAGGCATCCGTGCTTAATTCTATTTGAACAGGAAAGCAGTGGCTTAAACATGGGAAAAGCAGTTCAAACTCAGTTCTGTATTTGCAGCTGTGAACTGATGCACTCGGGTACTTTTATAATTCCTCTGGGAATCACTCCTATATTGTGTTATTCTATAGCAGTCCatgtattattaaacacaatgTTATGAGACCTGTAAGAGCATGAACGCCTTGTGCTGTCACCATTAATAACAAATTAGAGCGGGCTAAATGGTGTGAATACAGACTTGTCTCAAATCGCTTGCTATATCATTAACACATACAAGGTACCATACCAGTGGAATTGTACTGAGCTGAACAGAATTGCCAAGAATTAAAATGTAGGCTATGTTGCATGAATTGGGACAAAGCCAGAGGTAGAATGCAGTGAACACTATCTTTAGTCTTTCTACTCCTACCAGCTTTTTCAATTATTCATGCCTGAAACAATAACCAGGCTCAAGGGCAATGGGATGACTATACGGTCCCTATTAGTATGCATAGCATAAAAAAAGGTTGAAGCCCACTGGGTTTTTATGAATGACAGGTAATGTGAATGAGTTTAGATTTACAGTACTAGAGCTCTGTTTAACAAATGGTTTAATTTGGTGGACTCTGACATGGCTATTTCAGATCACACCAGAGTATTtcaaacatttaataacatcTGATTAAATCATTGAGATGCTTATTTACTCTAAATGGTTTAGATCACTCATCAATGGCACAGCAATTGGTTATAGAATTCATTGATCCCTTAATGATTTTGCATCCTGGTCCTGagataacaaaaaataaaaatctactaCAAGCTACTGTATGTCTTCCACCATGTTTTACATTTCACATGAGGTTTTGGTATTTTgctgtatattttcttttcagtgaGATCTTTATCTTCAACTGGGCTACAAACTATCCAACAGTTTGTGGAGTTTTTATTCTGTAGTAGTTGTTTCACCCGTGATGATCTTCAAAACACTGCAGCTTTCAGTGTTTTCCTTATGGTAGTCTATgaacattttcatatttaattgaGTGTAAGTGATGTCTAAAAATCAATAAGGTTGCCTTTCGGcttcttttttactttgctgTTGGGCCACCTGTTTGTGCGTTCTATGGAAAATACAACTGAAATTAATATATCCTTAGAAAGGTTGTTTTCAAATGGTTCTTTagatagttaataataataagacttaataataattagatgCTTAGAAAAAGAATAGTGAATAGTGTTTTAACTTCCTAAAGTATCTTATAATTTCGTAGGTTACATGACCATCAGTTTTGTCTATTCCAGACAACTCTGAAgcttcacatactgtacttattaaatatatttatatctggCTTAACAGATTGAACTGAACCATATTGTAACGAGTGGCGTAACACAACTAACAGAAAGTGACCTTTGGATTTATGCCATGCCCTGAATGGACATTAAAATGACATAACACAGGAGATGGCCCCGAAGTGTCATTCCGTTATCTAATTTTTagaacaaatcattttagtGAAGCTGGAATGTTTTGAATGTGATGACTTTTGTTTGGAGAGTATAAATAGTCAGTGATAACGCTTATATAAATCATATCCTCCTAAATAAAGCTCTCACTATATTAACACTTACATGCCATTTGTTTCAGATGAAATTTACACAGAAAAGATATACAGAAGCACATAGGCATCTATATCAgtagacatttatatttacattttatattatatttgcatttacattctacagtatatatatttacagaaattgaaaaaaaaaagaaacatagcAAAATATTTACCacaccattaaaaaaatcttttttctgtattcatGTTTTTATGGAGTAAAACTTCAAGATGGATGAACTTGGCTTCAGCAAACTTCATTAATTTTGCATAGAAAACTGTCACCACTGTCATTACTTTAACGACACATTCAAAAAACAAAGtcaaatatttaacataaaacatgAGCAACTATATATGAACTAAGAAAATCTGCatttaataacataaaacaaTTAGTGTTGTGCTTAATAGCAAGCTGAGCAATGTATTGGATAAAGAGAGAGGCCTTCTTACCTTTAGGGCCTGACGCTAGTCCCCACATGTATGGACTTAAGGGTCCTAAGTCCTGTTATTGACAGATCCCCTACACAGGAATATGAGAGAAGAGTGAGACCAAAGAGATTAACAGAGAGACAAGGTGCTCACATTGTAAGCACATCACTACAGACTGGAAGCCAGCAAGTGAGAAAAGGACAGGAACTGGAGAGCTGAGGGGAGGAGAGAGTGTGAAGAGCTGGAGCAAGGGATGGGGAGGGGTGAGTACGCTCAGGGCTGAAATGTGTGAAGGAAAGATGGTGAAAAAAAGGGAGGAAGAAAAGACAGGAATGGTGAGGAAGTGAAGTTTTCCAGCTGATGTGGTAACTCAGAGTCATGATGCAGAAACAAGCTACTCAGGGATGTGTTTATAATCCTAGAATCATCGAACTAATCATTTGGAATATCTGATGATTCTACAGCATCCAGTTGCCGTAAACTTCTTCATCATTCTGCACCAATGACAAAAACGTAAAGATTGTTTATCTAGATTTGCATTTTTAGAAGAAATCTGTCCACTTAGAAGAGATCTAACGCTAAGCCAGATTTCATAGATtgaattagtaaataaataaataaataaataaataaataaataaataaataaatgttactttttttaatagattattaattaattaaaaagaaataagtcATGCACTATAATTGCTGTTTCGTTTTTTGAATGgaattttcaaaaataaaaggcTGGTCATCCATACATTAATCACAGCAGTTACACGGTTGGATGACACCTTGCTGTATTTCCAGacatgtttatgtgtttgtaagaCCGTAACAAAATAACGTGACAAGTTTTTGCTATTATTTTTGACAATAAACTTTATAATCCATTTCAGATTCAACATTCTCTGTCTATGACCTATGACACACTGGTGGTTAGCTCACACAAGGACTTCCAAGGTCCAGCATCCTGTCTGCATTAGCCACTCGCTGGGCTGCCTGTGATCATTTTACCAATCCATGGGAACATGAAATGTCTCGCAAGCTTGCTTGAGCCATCCAGCAAAGAGCAGCTATGCTACACGACTCTCATTTCTGGGTTTGTGATTTATTGATCTAAAATGGAAAACGGTTCTGTTTTGCTTCTAATTCTTTATgttgaaaagaataaaacacagagaTATCTAGCCTCAATGACCATGAGAAACAATTTCGTTCAAAGACAGTTTCAAAGTCCACCCCAAACATGATAGTTACAGTATGCAAAATCCAAACAATTTGGTCTCCAATCAAAATAGTTACATTTCTATTCTGGATGCTTGGATGTCACTGTTCTCTTGTGACCAATGGAAACATTATTCTTTTCAATTTATGTCTGCATGTGAAATGTCACTATCAATGTTTCCTCATTTCCAGTCAGTCATCGCATTTGAATGTTTATttgcaaatcattttaaatttgcaAATAGACTCAGCTGAAAGGTCAGATCCTTCACAGAAACTCGTTTTGTATGTTCGTGTTGTTCATGGTTTTCTAGCCATCACCTTTTACATGGTGGCACTGCACTCCGTGTGAGTTTTATCTTCCTTCCTCAAGCATCTAGGCAAAATgaaaacaggtgtgtgtgtgtgtgtgtgtgtgtgtgtgtgtgtgtgtgtgtgtgtgtgtgtgtgtgtgtgtgtgtgtgtgtgtgtgtgtgtgtgtgtgtgtgtgtgtgtgtgtggcacactttgctaatattttaatcattaacaCATCAGGACCCAATTGATTAATCACCTGTCATTCTGTCATCTGTCAAACCTCCACCTTTCTCTGTTCACCATAAGATCTCCATCTCAGCGTGAACATTATTCTTTTCTAGGCTATGATTACATTACATTCTTCtgttttctgtcctgaagagtTTTCATCCTCTCTGCTGCCGTAAACCTTGAAAGGTCAGTTCAAGAAGTTTAGCTCAGGGTCCATAGGGTCCAAAGTCAACAATGGAAAATTATAGACATCCTCAACCATGAGAGTGTCTCATGTAGCTGACAGTTCTGTTAGTTCTTTAACTGTTTAAACTCCTGGATTATAATCTATTCATTCctttaaaaacataacattCAGTATAAGATATTCAGTAACTGAACTGAAACTTGAAAATTGAAGACCTAAATCCGGGCTTGCTATTTGCTCCTGAGATCTTAATAAGGTAAATGATGTTGAAGTTCTGcttatgaaaaaaataactaataagAATTCATATCAGTGTTGATACATGAGTACAGAAATGTTCACTTAACATAATAAACCAGAGTATTTACAAACCAATTCTACACACTGCATGCTAATCAATGCTGAAATATTGTAATTGCTctgcgtctgctaaatgctgtaaatgtaaaaaaaaatatttataaatggtgGTGCAGTGAAAAGTAAGATGGTATTGGGCAGAAGAGAAGCTTGCAATCAAACCTTTGTTCATCTAGACGTTTCCACCATTTTACCTGTAATACAGtaattttataatcaatgcaaataaa is a genomic window of Tachysurus fulvidraco isolate hzauxx_2018 chromosome 8, HZAU_PFXX_2.0, whole genome shotgun sequence containing:
- the gpr142 gene encoding probable G-protein coupled receptor 142, with amino-acid sequence MTDWHNETVPGHQEQEPSTDEYQRSECVLGYIPVIYYSILLCVGFPVNILTLVALSRLTARTQKALYVYLMALTSSDLLSQLFIIFVGFLLETAVFHREVPTVLLRSVSMLEFAANHASIWATVPLTVDRYVALCHPLLHRQISYPARARRIVAAVQVAALASGVPFFWWSDMWRVSWPPGAIDFALIWAHVTIIYFLPCSIFLVLNSLIVLRLRRRQHRCQDESRQQQLAPAGRLGKTTAMLLAITSVFAVLWAPRTAVVLYHLYVSSVHRDWRVHLAYDLANMLAMLNTAVNFFLYCFVSKRFRGVVKDVLLLRGSPLHPQRSCHQRQASANASNSSLSSGAMRSHRHANIAWDCT